One window from the genome of Oceaniferula flava encodes:
- a CDS encoding PTPDL family protein: MKLHRTLLLLTGICTSSLTADTIILKTGDQYEGKVLSEDASSYLVEINVTKSIRDERRIPKDKVKEIVKTSAAEKNFKALGQLTPTPDGLSIEHYNERIKAAKDFLRLHPREKQSEAVKASLATLEKEAEVITDGGLKLDGKLIPASDIESDAYEIDARLLAADFVALAKQGQHQQSLRKWETLENDYGASEAYAKYLPLAARIMSAYQKYLDTQLKTLDARLEKRQSVLTSLSDNDRSRAERTISLKKAKYEALIEKEEKELRTRWLTLDPYDEDALKYNHRSTETELKALSKVDTSSIKMAGPTYRKAYTAINDGEVEEASKLIRELSSSYRLPEKYTSKLTTQLEEKEAEIAAAEKKAEEEKAAKELEALEAAKKAEEDAKKKPAKP, encoded by the coding sequence ATGAAATTACATCGAACACTGCTTCTGCTTACCGGAATCTGCACCAGCTCACTGACCGCCGACACGATCATCCTCAAGACGGGAGATCAATACGAAGGGAAAGTCCTCTCCGAGGATGCCTCCAGCTACCTGGTTGAGATTAACGTCACCAAGTCCATCCGCGACGAACGCCGCATCCCTAAGGACAAAGTAAAGGAAATTGTCAAAACAAGCGCTGCAGAGAAAAATTTCAAAGCCCTCGGCCAACTCACCCCAACACCCGACGGACTTTCCATCGAGCACTACAACGAGCGCATCAAAGCAGCTAAAGATTTCCTCCGCCTCCACCCACGGGAAAAGCAGAGCGAAGCAGTGAAAGCCTCACTCGCCACTTTGGAAAAAGAAGCCGAAGTGATCACCGACGGCGGCCTCAAGCTGGACGGCAAGTTGATCCCCGCCTCCGACATCGAATCCGATGCCTACGAGATCGATGCTCGCCTGCTCGCCGCCGATTTTGTCGCCCTCGCCAAGCAGGGCCAACACCAGCAGTCGCTGCGCAAGTGGGAGACCTTGGAAAATGATTACGGTGCCTCGGAAGCATACGCCAAATACCTGCCTCTCGCCGCCCGCATCATGAGCGCCTACCAGAAGTATCTGGACACCCAGCTGAAGACCTTGGACGCACGTCTGGAAAAACGCCAGAGCGTGCTCACCAGCCTCTCCGACAACGATCGCAGCCGCGCCGAGCGCACCATCTCCCTGAAAAAGGCCAAGTATGAGGCCTTGATCGAGAAGGAGGAAAAAGAACTCAGAACTCGCTGGCTGACCCTCGATCCTTACGATGAGGACGCACTGAAATACAACCACCGCAGCACCGAGACCGAGCTGAAAGCACTTTCCAAAGTCGACACCTCCAGCATCAAAATGGCGGGCCCAACTTACCGCAAAGCTTACACCGCCATCAACGACGGCGAAGTCGAAGAGGCCAGCAAGCTGATCCGCGAGCTCAGCTCCAGCTACCGCCTGCCGGAAAAATACACCTCCAAGCTGACCACTCAGCTCGAGGAAAAAGAGGCCGAAATCGCCGCCGCCGAGAAAAAGGCGGAGGAGGAAAAGGCCGCCAAAGAACTCGAAGCACTGGAAGCCGCAAAGAAAGCCGAAGAGGACGCGAAGAAAAAACCGGCCAAACCCTAG
- the hisB gene encoding imidazoleglycerol-phosphate dehydratase HisB: MKSSSRTASQDRKTAETSISIAIDLDGTGSSDISTGIPFFDHMLTLLSKHSLIDLTVKADGDIEVDGHHTIEDTGIVLGDCIREALGDKKGIRRYGMSYLPMDETLSRCVVDLSNRPHLEFRAPVSTPDAPNMAFTLVEEFFRAVTNNLRANIHVELLYGRDGHHIAESMFKALARSLRQAVEIDPRETGIPSTKEAL, translated from the coding sequence ATGAAATCCAGCTCACGCACCGCTTCCCAAGATCGCAAGACCGCGGAGACATCCATCAGCATCGCCATCGACCTCGATGGCACAGGCAGCTCGGACATCTCCACCGGCATCCCCTTTTTCGATCACATGCTCACTCTGCTGAGCAAACACAGCTTGATCGATCTCACGGTCAAAGCGGATGGCGATATTGAGGTCGATGGTCACCACACCATCGAGGACACCGGCATCGTGTTAGGCGACTGCATTCGCGAGGCTCTCGGCGATAAAAAAGGCATCCGCCGCTACGGCATGTCTTATCTGCCGATGGACGAAACCCTGAGCCGCTGCGTGGTTGATCTCAGCAACCGCCCGCACCTCGAATTCCGCGCCCCGGTTTCCACACCGGATGCGCCTAACATGGCCTTCACTCTGGTCGAAGAATTCTTCCGCGCGGTCACGAACAACCTGCGCGCCAACATCCACGTTGAGCTGCTTTACGGTCGCGACGGCCACCACATCGCTGAGTCGATGTTCAAAGCTCTTGCCCGCTCGCTGCGTCAGGCGGTGGAAATTGATCCCCGCGAGACGGGCATCCCCAGCACCAAGGAAGCCCTCTAA
- the hisH gene encoding imidazole glycerol phosphate synthase subunit HisH — protein sequence MKVGIVDYGRGNIRSVENAFLAIGADVCLITTPEELEGITHLVVPGQGEFGDCAANLKKQGMFGPIQEWAAADKPYLGICVGYQLIFDSGEESPDAEGLGIMRGAVKRFPDVGLKIPHMGWNSVKLTDPGNPLWKDLPDEPFFYFVHSYYPEPENQEHTAAICDYALPFAAAVTRGKLIATQFHPEKSQHNGLQLLKNFCAIEA from the coding sequence ATGAAAGTTGGTATCGTCGATTACGGCCGCGGCAACATCCGCAGCGTTGAGAATGCCTTCCTCGCCATCGGCGCGGATGTCTGCCTGATCACCACTCCGGAGGAGCTCGAAGGCATCACCCACCTCGTCGTCCCCGGCCAAGGTGAGTTCGGCGATTGCGCTGCCAACTTGAAAAAGCAAGGCATGTTCGGTCCTATCCAGGAGTGGGCGGCGGCGGACAAACCTTACCTTGGCATCTGCGTCGGCTATCAGCTGATATTCGACAGCGGTGAGGAATCGCCGGATGCCGAAGGCCTTGGCATCATGCGCGGCGCGGTCAAACGCTTCCCTGACGTCGGCCTGAAAATCCCGCATATGGGCTGGAATTCGGTCAAACTCACGGACCCCGGCAACCCACTCTGGAAGGACCTGCCAGACGAGCCATTTTTCTACTTTGTCCACTCCTACTACCCAGAGCCGGAGAACCAGGAACACACCGCCGCCATCTGCGACTACGCCCTACCCTTCGCCGCAGCGGTCACCCGTGGCAAACTTATCGCCACCCAGTTCCACCCGGAGAAAAGCCAGCACAACGGCCTCCAGCTGCTGAAAAACTTCTGCGCCATCGAGGCGTAA
- a CDS encoding tetratricopeptide repeat protein, with protein sequence MSDGRLQRADLLHDHHRYEEALALLDEVLSDDPDNDEAHYQRAWNLLEIPGRKKEALTSINAAIALAPEFAYYTAVKAIILTKLDRDTEALAVAQAATTQDPDLSVAWLAKASAYMGLNQWAKGEEAARTALELDPDDTSAENLLSLFLRLQGKLDSSQDSIGQRLAKDAEDPFTHANAGWVALQRGDYKKAEEHCMESLRIDPELEYGRAGLLESYKARSLFYRLYLKWVFFIQKYSEKSQWIIIIAIYVAFRFLRGFLSSVHPVLGAAVGLLFIFFVFGSWIANGLGHFIILKDRKARMALKPAEKRDALAVGGVMSVGLLLVIAGVTIAPLGLAMGGAALMLSAIPASRVFLNDSVPGRIIFGGAAAVAYGCAIGAIVTGSSSYLNIAVIVCFLSTWLGLVPSLNKGSD encoded by the coding sequence ATGAGTGACGGCAGACTTCAGCGCGCGGACCTGCTGCACGATCATCATCGCTACGAGGAAGCACTTGCTTTACTCGATGAAGTTCTCAGCGATGACCCTGACAACGACGAGGCGCATTACCAACGGGCGTGGAATTTGTTAGAAATTCCGGGTCGGAAAAAGGAGGCCCTGACATCGATCAATGCCGCCATCGCTCTGGCCCCCGAGTTCGCTTACTACACCGCGGTCAAGGCGATCATCCTCACCAAACTGGATCGCGATACCGAGGCTCTTGCCGTGGCGCAGGCTGCCACTACCCAAGACCCCGACCTCAGCGTAGCCTGGCTAGCCAAGGCCAGCGCCTACATGGGGCTGAACCAGTGGGCCAAGGGGGAAGAAGCGGCCCGCACCGCGCTGGAGTTAGATCCTGATGATACCTCCGCCGAGAACTTACTGAGCCTGTTTTTGCGGTTGCAGGGGAAATTGGATTCCTCGCAGGACTCCATCGGCCAACGTCTCGCCAAAGATGCCGAAGACCCCTTCACCCACGCCAACGCCGGATGGGTGGCATTGCAGCGTGGCGATTACAAAAAGGCGGAGGAGCACTGCATGGAATCGCTGCGCATCGACCCGGAGCTGGAATACGGTCGGGCAGGTTTGTTAGAATCCTACAAGGCGCGCTCGCTCTTTTATCGGCTTTATCTCAAGTGGGTCTTTTTCATCCAGAAATACTCGGAGAAGAGCCAGTGGATCATCATCATCGCGATCTACGTGGCCTTCCGTTTCCTGCGCGGATTCCTCAGTTCGGTGCATCCTGTTCTGGGGGCGGCGGTGGGGCTGCTGTTTATCTTTTTCGTCTTCGGTAGCTGGATTGCCAATGGTCTCGGCCACTTCATCATCCTCAAGGATCGCAAGGCGAGGATGGCGCTGAAACCTGCGGAAAAACGCGATGCCCTCGCTGTGGGTGGGGTGATGAGTGTGGGACTGCTGCTAGTGATTGCCGGCGTGACTATTGCCCCGCTCGGCCTGGCCATGGGAGGAGCTGCCCTCATGCTTTCCGCTATTCCGGCATCCAGAGTTTTCCTCAACGACTCGGTGCCTGGACGGATCATTTTTGGCGGCGCTGCCGCGGTGGCTTACGGCTGTGCAATCGGTGCCATCGTCACCGGATCGTCGAGTTATCTCAATATCGCAGTGATCGTCTGTTTCCTCAGCACCTGGCTGGGCCTTGTGCCGAGTTTGAACAAGGGGAGCGATTGA